CCGGATCTTCGACTTTTTCCCAAAGCGTACCCGTCACGATGATGTTCGCACCTGCAGCCACACGAACGGCAGCCGTCTGCGGGTCTTTGATTCCACCACCAGTAATAATCGTCATCTCAGTCGCCTTGCGGGTATAGGCGATATGCTCTACAGGTACAGGTTCTTCGGCGCCGCTACCCGCTTCCAGGTAAACATAGCGCATGCCCATGAGTTCTGCGGCGATGGAGTTCACCATACTGAGCTTGGGCTTGTTCGCCGGTACAGGCATTGTACCGCTAATGTATTCCACTGTCGTACGTTTACCACTATTGATGAGTTGGTAGGCCGTCGGGATGGCTTCCATATTGAGCGCACGCACCAGAGCACCTCCGCGAACCTGCTCATCGATAAGGTAATTCGGGTTGCGACCGCTCACGAGAGTCATGAAGAGCATCGCATCGAAACCGGGAACCACCTGCGAGGCCCCGCCCGGGAAAAGTACCACAGGCAAGTCAACATGGGCCTTGAGAGCCGCAACCTGCTTAGGAAGCGTAAAATTCCCCAAATAAGAGCCACCCACCAGCAAGAGATCGGCACCGTTTTCGGCGGCCATCGCCCCCGCCTTCACGAAGGCGGCCTCGTCCGAAGTGTCCGGATCGAGCAGAACGGCAAATAGAGCCCCGCGTTTTTCGATGGCGGCATTCAGGCGAGTTTCGGTCTTTCCGATTTTCATAACAACCTCTTGCGACAAAGCTAGAATCTCCCCAAAAGATAACTTTATAAAAAAAGAATAATCGAAAAAAGCACGGAAATCGTGCGAATAATGAGCAAAATCACAAAAAAATGAATTGCAAGCCCCAAAAATGCAAAAAAAAGCGGAAATATAACGAACTGAGCAGAAAGGCGCTGCAGCGTATCACAGAAAAAGTGAGCCAGAGATTTCTTTTTGGGGAGGTGTATACAGAATATCCCTGGGCTGCAGCGCCAAACTCAACAACAGCCAACAACCATCTCCTTAACGGGTGGCACGCACAATATAAAAAGAAATATCTCAACAAGACATTTTTTAGAAAAATGTAAACAAAAAAAATCTTTTAACAAACAAATTCGCAACTTTGTCTGTTTTCTCGTCTATTTGTAAATATATTGGTTACCAAAACAGGCCTATTTTGGCCCAAACAGGCTATAACGGGGACGTTTAGCACATTATCAGCAAATTTATCAACAAACAACATCAACAATTAGTCAACACTCCTACTAAAATAATCACTTTGAGGCATCGTTCGAATGCTATTAAAATGTTACTTTGAATGGAACACATACCCCCCTTCAGACGGATGCTGGATATAAACGGGAGCATACTCCAAAAGAGGGGCCAAGTTTCAATGGCCTCATTCCTCTTTCCGGGTCCAAAATGGACACGAAAAATATGAAAAAAATTGTTTCATTGAGTCATTTTTTTGAAAAATGAGCCATTTGGGGATGATTGTTGTAAATCGTGCAACGAAAACTTTACGTTACAATTGGACACCTATACGCCAAATTATTAATTTTAGATAGATTGATGAGCATGATAGACGTACTGGACTACCTAGAATACCGCGAGTATCTGAAGGACTGGTTTGTCGAAAGCAAAAAAGACAATCCATTCACTTCGTACCGCTACTTGGGCCAGAAAACCGGAGTCGACCCGGCCTGGCTTGTTCGCGTATTCCAAAAAGAGGGGCACCTGAACGAAAGCACCCTCCCCGTATTCATACGACTCTGCGGCATGGACGACCGCCGCGCCGAATATTTCAAGACTCTTTACCGCTTTAACAAGACAAAAGCCAAGCAGACCCTCTCGGAGCTGTATTACAAGCTCATGGAGCTG
Above is a window of uncultured Fibrobacter sp. DNA encoding:
- a CDS encoding geranylgeranylglyceryl/heptaprenylglyceryl phosphate synthase, with the protein product MKIGKTETRLNAAIEKRGALFAVLLDPDTSDEAAFVKAGAMAAENGADLLLVGGSYLGNFTLPKQVAALKAHVDLPVVLFPGGASQVVPGFDAMLFMTLVSGRNPNYLIDEQVRGGALVRALNMEAIPTAYQLINSGKRTTVEYISGTMPVPANKPKLSMVNSIAAELMGMRYVYLEAGSGAEEPVPVEHIAYTRKATEMTIITGGGIKDPQTAAVRVAAGANIIVTGTLWEKVEDPVLLKEFSAAIHVKG